Proteins from a single region of Nocardioides oleivorans:
- a CDS encoding bifunctional GNAT family N-acetyltransferase/acetate--CoA ligase family protein, producing MTEADATVEVATTPPPRHWEADVLLRDGRTAHIRPMQPEDRELLVDFYARVSDQSKYYRFFSPMPELSERDLDRFTQVDHRDRVALILLVAGHMIAVGRFDTIRPGHAEVAFLVEDRHQGRGIGQLLLEHLAQAGRERGVEEFVAEVLPDNQAMIHTFRDAGYQVKSAFEDGVMELVFRIDPTDTAIGVMEQREHRAEYASIERFFSPKSVAIIGASRRQDTIGRALVRHLVLGNFTGRIHVVNPSADSVSGMPAWKTVGEIPGEVDVAIVAVPAESVQDVVLDCAAKGVHGLVVISSGFAETGEEGRMRQRRLVGLSRSYGLRLIGPNALGIINTDPDVQLNASLSSVMPPRGRAGFFCQSGALGSAILEKVQNRGLGLTTFVSAGNRADVSGNDLLQYWEEDDATEVVLLYLESIGNPRKFSRIARRVSRRKPIVAVRSGRSSQGVPMGHAVRKIGAPPEAVDAMFRQAGIIQVESLEEMFDVAQLLAHQPLPRGRRVAIVGNSDALGLLAADAANGVGLVVNRQEALGAEATAEDFEDALDAAIDDPEVDAVVAIFIPPLNVAGAREQVANVLAAVGEQSDKPIVSTFLGTEGVPELLRVPDVAGSSAGRGSVPSYPAVEAAVRALARVVEYAVWVRVPQTSVGELVGNDRDDARHLVNELLMNHPEGRDLDFVEQHRLLGAYGIDLWDTYAVETLDEATTAAEALGWDVVLKATADHLRDRPDLAHVWRNIDTPDEMADAWASLNDLITDPDRAGFVVQRNAPPGVPVTINTMEDPLFGPVLSFGVGGPLTELLGDRTFRIPPLADHDAQDMIREIKASPLLFGYRGSEIVDVAEIERLVRQVSQLQHDLPQVRALQLPLVLAGSESTTVLGATIRVEPVKDPRSDWFVRRLSTMPGDTLPD from the coding sequence GTGACCGAAGCGGACGCCACTGTCGAGGTGGCCACGACTCCGCCGCCCCGCCACTGGGAGGCGGACGTGCTGCTGCGCGACGGCCGCACCGCGCACATCCGCCCGATGCAGCCCGAGGACCGCGAGCTGCTGGTCGACTTCTACGCCCGCGTCTCGGACCAGTCGAAGTACTACCGCTTCTTCTCGCCGATGCCGGAGCTGTCCGAGCGCGACCTCGACCGGTTCACCCAGGTCGACCACCGCGACCGCGTCGCCCTGATCCTGCTGGTCGCCGGACACATGATCGCGGTCGGCCGCTTCGACACGATCCGACCCGGCCACGCCGAGGTCGCCTTCCTCGTCGAGGACCGCCACCAGGGCCGGGGGATCGGCCAGCTGCTGCTCGAGCACCTGGCCCAGGCCGGTCGCGAGCGCGGCGTCGAGGAGTTCGTCGCCGAGGTGCTGCCCGACAACCAGGCGATGATCCACACGTTCAGGGACGCCGGCTACCAGGTGAAGAGTGCCTTCGAGGACGGCGTGATGGAGCTGGTGTTCCGCATCGACCCGACCGACACCGCGATCGGTGTCATGGAGCAGCGCGAGCACCGCGCCGAGTACGCCTCGATCGAGCGCTTCTTCTCGCCGAAGTCGGTCGCGATCATCGGCGCGAGCCGCCGTCAGGACACCATCGGCCGCGCGCTCGTGCGCCACCTCGTGCTGGGCAACTTCACCGGCCGCATCCACGTCGTCAACCCGAGCGCCGACTCGGTGTCGGGCATGCCGGCCTGGAAGACGGTCGGGGAGATCCCCGGGGAGGTCGACGTCGCGATCGTCGCCGTCCCGGCCGAGTCCGTGCAGGACGTCGTGCTCGACTGCGCCGCCAAGGGGGTGCACGGCCTGGTCGTGATCTCGTCGGGCTTCGCCGAGACCGGCGAGGAGGGCCGGATGCGCCAGCGCCGCCTCGTCGGCCTGTCCCGGTCCTACGGCCTGCGCCTGATCGGGCCCAACGCGCTCGGCATCATCAACACCGACCCCGACGTCCAGCTCAACGCCTCGCTCTCGTCGGTCATGCCGCCGCGCGGACGAGCGGGCTTCTTCTGCCAGTCCGGTGCCCTGGGCTCGGCGATCCTGGAGAAGGTCCAGAACCGCGGCCTCGGCCTCACCACCTTCGTCAGCGCCGGCAACCGTGCGGACGTCTCCGGCAACGACCTCCTCCAGTACTGGGAGGAGGACGACGCGACCGAGGTCGTGCTGCTCTACCTCGAGTCGATCGGCAACCCGCGCAAGTTCTCCCGCATCGCCCGCCGGGTGAGCCGCCGCAAGCCGATCGTCGCCGTCCGGTCCGGTCGCAGCTCGCAGGGCGTGCCGATGGGGCACGCCGTGCGGAAGATCGGCGCCCCGCCGGAGGCCGTCGACGCGATGTTCCGGCAGGCCGGGATCATCCAGGTCGAGTCGCTGGAGGAGATGTTCGACGTCGCCCAGCTGCTCGCCCACCAGCCGCTGCCCCGCGGGCGACGGGTCGCGATCGTCGGCAACTCCGACGCGCTCGGCCTGCTCGCCGCCGACGCCGCCAACGGCGTCGGGCTCGTGGTCAACCGGCAGGAGGCCCTCGGTGCCGAGGCGACTGCGGAGGACTTCGAGGACGCCCTCGACGCGGCGATCGACGACCCCGAGGTCGACGCCGTGGTCGCGATCTTCATCCCGCCCCTCAACGTGGCCGGCGCCCGCGAGCAGGTCGCCAACGTGCTCGCCGCGGTCGGCGAGCAGTCCGACAAGCCGATCGTGTCGACCTTCCTCGGGACCGAGGGCGTCCCGGAGCTGCTGCGGGTCCCCGACGTGGCGGGCTCCAGCGCCGGTCGCGGGTCCGTGCCGTCGTACCCCGCCGTCGAGGCCGCGGTGCGCGCGCTCGCCCGGGTCGTGGAGTACGCCGTGTGGGTGCGGGTGCCGCAGACGAGCGTCGGCGAGCTGGTCGGCAACGACCGCGACGACGCGCGCCACCTCGTCAACGAGCTGCTGATGAACCACCCCGAGGGTCGTGACCTCGACTTCGTCGAGCAGCACCGGCTGCTCGGCGCCTACGGCATCGACCTGTGGGACACCTACGCCGTCGAGACGCTGGACGAGGCGACGACCGCCGCGGAGGCGCTGGGGTGGGACGTGGTGCTCAAGGCGACGGCCGACCACCTGCGCGACCGGCCCGACCTCGCGCACGTGTGGCGCAACATCGACACCCCCGACGAGATGGCCGACGCGTGGGCGTCGCTGAACGACCTCATCACCGACCCCGACCGGGCCGGCTTCGTGGTGCAGCGCAACGCGCCGCCCGGCGTCCCGGTCACGATCAACACGATGGAGGACCCGCTCTTCGGTCCGGTGCTCTCCTTCGGGGTCGGCGGGCCGCTGACCGAGCTGCTCGGCGACCGGACCTTCCGGATCCCGCCGCTGGCCGACCACGACGCCCAGGACATGATCCGCGAGATCAAGGCCTCCCCGCTGCTCTTCGGCTACCGCGGCAGCGAGATCGTCGACGTCGCCGAGATCGAGCGGCTGGTGCGTCAGGTCTCGCAGCTCCAGCACGACCTGCCGCAGGTCCGGGCGCTCCAGCTGCCGCTGGTGCTCGCCGGCAGCGAGAGCACGACGGTGCTGGGCGCGACCATCCGGGTCGAGCCGGTCAAGGACCCGCGCTCGGACTGGTTCGTCCGCCGGCTGAGCACGATGCCCGGGGACACCCTGCCCGACTGA
- a CDS encoding DNA gyrase/topoisomerase IV subunit A produces MARRTTKQPLPDDFEEHILDTDIRDEMQSSFLEYAYSVIYSRALPDARDGLKPVQRRILYTMDDMSLRPDRGHVKSARVVGEVMGRLHPHGDGAIYDALVRMAQPWSMRLPTVDGHGNFGSPDDSPAAMRYTECRMAPAAVAMTASIDEDTVDFKPNYDSREMEPVVLPAAIPHLLVNGSAGIAVGMATNIAPHNLVEVVQALKHLITHPKATIDDLMRFVPGPDLPTGGKIVGLDGIRDAYETGRGTFRMRATARIESVTARRKGIVVTELPYGVGTERVMEQIKKLVMAKKLQGIADIKDLSDREHGLRLVIEVKNGFVPEAILEQLFRQTALEDSFGINAVALVDGQPRTLGLKQMLEVFLGHRFDVVRRRSTHRRKKAADRLHLVDGLLVAILDIDEVIQVIRSSDNAAAAKERLISVFELSEAQADYILDMPLRRLTKFSRLELEKEKSELERTIEYLDAILADEKLLRKVVSDELSDVAKEHGTPRRTVLLGAAPAVTASTSVEVTDDPCFVLLSSTGLLARTRDAEVPGSGGDRAGHDVVVSAVRTTKLADVGVITNRGRVVRLSVMDLTNAELPPTANDPNLQGTLPLAEMLALDNGERALALTSLPTDGPGLALGTRDGVVKRVNPEVPNRDEWDVIGLKDGDEVVGAVELTTGEEELCFISSDAQLLHFGAAGVRPQGRAGGGMTGIKLGSGQHVAFFGAFDPADAVVVTASGSSVALEGTEPGAVKVTPFSEYPGKGRATGGVRSHRFLKGEDVLVNAWAGPGPARASASSGAPIDLPEANGRRDGSGVPAPQPIAAIGSPVAAQVAGSSPDQAPDQALDRPAGEPGDATAPVEG; encoded by the coding sequence ATGGCACGACGTACGACGAAGCAGCCCCTCCCGGACGACTTCGAGGAGCACATCCTCGACACCGACATCCGCGACGAGATGCAGTCGTCGTTCCTGGAGTACGCCTACTCCGTCATCTACTCCCGCGCGCTGCCCGACGCGCGCGACGGCCTCAAGCCGGTGCAGCGCCGCATCCTCTACACGATGGACGACATGAGCCTGCGGCCCGACCGCGGGCACGTGAAGAGCGCCCGCGTCGTCGGTGAGGTCATGGGCCGGCTGCACCCGCACGGTGACGGCGCGATCTACGACGCCCTGGTCCGGATGGCGCAGCCGTGGTCGATGCGACTGCCGACGGTCGACGGCCACGGCAACTTCGGCTCCCCCGACGACTCCCCCGCCGCCATGCGCTACACCGAGTGCCGGATGGCGCCGGCGGCGGTTGCGATGACGGCCTCGATCGACGAGGACACGGTCGACTTCAAGCCCAACTACGACTCCCGCGAGATGGAGCCGGTCGTGCTCCCCGCGGCGATCCCGCACCTGCTGGTCAACGGCTCGGCCGGGATCGCGGTCGGCATGGCGACCAACATCGCCCCGCACAACCTCGTCGAGGTGGTCCAGGCGCTCAAGCACCTGATCACGCACCCGAAAGCCACGATCGACGACCTGATGCGCTTCGTCCCCGGTCCCGACCTGCCCACCGGCGGCAAGATCGTGGGCCTCGACGGCATCCGCGACGCCTACGAGACCGGGCGCGGGACGTTCAGGATGCGCGCCACCGCCCGGATCGAGTCGGTCACCGCGCGCCGCAAGGGCATCGTGGTCACCGAGCTCCCCTACGGCGTCGGCACCGAGCGGGTCATGGAGCAGATCAAGAAGCTCGTGATGGCCAAGAAGCTCCAGGGCATCGCCGACATCAAGGACCTCAGCGACCGCGAGCACGGCCTCCGCCTCGTCATCGAGGTGAAGAACGGGTTCGTCCCCGAGGCGATCCTCGAGCAGCTCTTCCGCCAGACCGCCCTCGAGGACTCGTTCGGCATCAACGCCGTCGCCCTCGTCGACGGTCAGCCGCGCACGCTGGGCCTCAAGCAGATGCTCGAGGTCTTCCTCGGCCACCGCTTCGACGTCGTACGCCGACGGTCCACGCACCGCCGCAAGAAGGCCGCCGACCGCCTGCACCTCGTCGACGGCCTCCTCGTCGCGATCCTCGACATTGACGAGGTCATCCAGGTCATCCGCAGCTCCGACAACGCCGCCGCGGCCAAGGAGCGGCTGATCTCGGTCTTCGAGCTCTCCGAGGCGCAGGCCGACTACATCCTCGACATGCCGCTGCGCCGGCTGACGAAGTTCTCCAGGCTCGAGCTGGAGAAGGAGAAGTCCGAGCTCGAGCGGACCATCGAGTACCTCGACGCGATCCTCGCCGACGAGAAGCTGCTCCGGAAGGTCGTCTCCGACGAGCTCTCCGACGTCGCGAAGGAGCACGGCACCCCGCGCCGCACGGTGCTCCTCGGGGCGGCGCCCGCGGTCACCGCCTCGACGTCGGTCGAGGTCACCGACGACCCGTGCTTCGTCCTGCTGTCGTCCACCGGTCTGCTCGCCCGCACCCGCGACGCCGAGGTGCCCGGCTCGGGCGGCGACCGGGCCGGCCACGACGTGGTCGTCTCCGCGGTCCGTACGACGAAGCTCGCGGACGTCGGCGTGATCACCAACCGCGGCCGGGTCGTGCGCCTGTCCGTGATGGACCTGACCAACGCCGAGCTGCCGCCGACGGCCAACGACCCGAACCTCCAGGGCACGCTCCCGCTCGCCGAGATGCTGGCGCTCGACAACGGCGAGCGCGCGCTGGCGCTCACCTCGCTCCCGACCGACGGTCCCGGCCTCGCGCTCGGCACCCGCGACGGCGTGGTCAAGCGGGTCAACCCCGAGGTGCCCAACCGCGACGAGTGGGACGTGATCGGGCTCAAGGACGGCGACGAGGTCGTCGGCGCCGTCGAGCTCACGACCGGCGAGGAGGAGCTCTGCTTCATCTCGAGCGACGCCCAGCTGCTCCACTTCGGTGCGGCCGGCGTGCGCCCCCAGGGTCGCGCCGGCGGGGGCATGACCGGCATCAAGCTCGGGTCCGGGCAGCACGTCGCCTTCTTCGGTGCCTTCGACCCGGCCGACGCCGTGGTCGTCACCGCGTCGGGCTCGTCGGTGGCCCTGGAGGGCACCGAGCCGGGCGCGGTCAAGGTGACGCCCTTCAGCGAGTACCCCGGCAAGGGCCGCGCCACCGGCGGCGTCCGCAGCCACCGCTTCCTCAAGGGCGAGGACGTGCTGGTCAACGCCTGGGCCGGCCCCGGCCCCGCACGCGCCTCGGCGTCGAGCGGCGCGCCCATCGACCTGCCCGAGGCCAACGGGCGACGGGACGGCTCCGGCGTACCCGCACCGCAGCCGATCGCCGCGATCGGCTCCCCCGTCGCCGCACAGGTGGCGGGCAGCTCTCCGGACCAGGCGCCGGACCAGGCACTGGACCGGCCGGCCGGAGAGCCCGGTGACGCGACCGCCCCTGTGGAAGGCTGA
- a CDS encoding LppX_LprAFG lipoprotein, whose product MSRRLHTRQRRLALATSALFLALPTLAACSGSDSPAEEGASPEDVLAEASAMLTETSGVELTLATGALPEGVSGIANATGTITQAPAFEGTISVVFAGQNVDVPVIAVDDTVYAQLPFTPGWNKLNPKEYGAPDPSTLIGKDGFPGLLTLTESPEAGESVRGGADNKEVLTTYSGTVPGDAMDAVIPSSAGDSFDVEWQVNDDGELRKATMTGVFYPHTDPMTYTVDFADYGTTKDITAP is encoded by the coding sequence ATGTCCCGCCGCCTGCACACCCGACAGAGGCGCCTCGCCCTGGCCACCTCCGCGCTCTTCCTCGCGCTCCCGACGCTCGCCGCCTGCTCCGGCAGCGACTCCCCCGCCGAGGAGGGCGCGTCGCCCGAGGACGTGCTCGCCGAGGCGTCGGCCATGCTCACCGAGACCAGCGGCGTCGAGCTCACCCTGGCCACCGGTGCGCTCCCCGAGGGCGTCTCCGGCATCGCCAACGCGACCGGCACGATCACCCAGGCGCCGGCCTTCGAAGGAACCATCTCGGTGGTCTTCGCGGGCCAGAACGTCGACGTGCCGGTGATCGCGGTCGACGACACCGTCTACGCGCAGCTGCCGTTCACGCCCGGCTGGAACAAGCTCAACCCCAAGGAGTACGGCGCTCCCGACCCGTCGACGCTCATCGGGAAGGACGGGTTCCCGGGCCTGCTGACGCTCACCGAGTCGCCCGAGGCGGGCGAGAGCGTGCGCGGCGGCGCCGACAACAAGGAAGTCCTCACCACCTACTCAGGCACGGTCCCCGGCGACGCCATGGACGCGGTGATCCCGTCCTCGGCGGGTGACTCCTTCGACGTCGAGTGGCAGGTCAACGACGACGGCGAGCTCCGCAAGGCCACCATGACCGGCGTCTTCTACCCCCACACCGACCCGATGACCTACACCGTCGACTTCGCCGACTACGGGACCACGAAGGACATCACCGCGCCGTGA
- a CDS encoding MFS transporter, with product MSQPVEVPVEHGRSSRLLLALAAVAVAFAAADTYVVVLALPDMMTGVGVPIDQLQRAAPIVSGFLLGYVAMLPLIGRIADLRGRVPVLVMALVLFALGSLVTTLAYDMPSIVAGRFLQGVGGGGLVPATLALVADLYPVERRGVPLGVVSAVQEIGSVLGPLFGAAVLAVFDWRAIFAINLAVGLVLAAAIRALAPRGESRPRRRPDLVGILLALVTLVAGGVVFVRPPSLMRDLTWGQLFIPFAGDGRWLTPIGAVAIAALVLLIAWSWFAPRPVLDLRGWGRVLVDADLVGALLLALALGGVILAFATADPKIEVFSPRGRWYLLGAVVASAVFTWHVRRAAHPLVPRGALRRTPAWGALLVSFFVGAALIAALIDIPLFARTTVYPDDQLPAALVLVRFLLALPVGAVAGGYLIRTVSPGVVTAAGMLMAATGFVLMTRWGLTTIEEPVANVALVVGGLGFGLALAPVNAALLASTDDDSHGVASAFVVVARMVGMLVGISALTTIGLRRYYSEQLAIPPVQEVCDGKSRCKEFSDLLRVAGIAQEHAVFWGAAGCAVVAAVLALVLFRQVGPTRLSVRDAMGSAG from the coding sequence GTGAGCCAGCCGGTCGAGGTGCCGGTCGAGCACGGGCGCTCCTCGCGGTTGCTGCTCGCCCTCGCGGCGGTGGCCGTCGCGTTCGCCGCCGCCGACACCTACGTCGTCGTGCTGGCGCTGCCCGACATGATGACCGGCGTCGGGGTGCCGATCGACCAGCTCCAGCGCGCGGCCCCGATCGTCAGTGGCTTCCTGCTCGGCTACGTCGCCATGCTGCCGCTCATCGGCCGGATCGCCGACCTCCGCGGGCGGGTGCCGGTGCTGGTGATGGCCCTGGTGCTGTTCGCCCTCGGCTCGCTCGTCACCACCCTCGCCTACGACATGCCCAGCATCGTCGCCGGCCGGTTCCTCCAGGGTGTCGGCGGCGGCGGACTGGTGCCGGCCACCCTCGCCCTCGTCGCCGACCTCTACCCGGTCGAGCGTCGTGGGGTGCCGCTCGGCGTCGTCTCCGCGGTCCAGGAGATCGGCTCCGTCCTCGGCCCGCTCTTCGGGGCGGCCGTGCTCGCCGTCTTCGACTGGCGCGCGATCTTCGCGATCAACCTGGCCGTCGGGCTCGTGCTCGCCGCCGCGATCCGGGCGCTGGCACCGCGCGGCGAGTCCCGGCCGCGCCGGCGTCCCGACCTCGTCGGCATCCTCCTCGCCCTCGTCACGCTCGTGGCCGGCGGGGTCGTCTTCGTGCGCCCGCCGTCCCTGATGCGCGACCTCACGTGGGGCCAGCTGTTCATCCCGTTCGCGGGCGACGGCCGCTGGCTCACGCCGATCGGTGCCGTCGCCATCGCTGCCCTCGTGCTCCTGATCGCCTGGAGCTGGTTCGCTCCGCGACCGGTGCTCGACCTGCGCGGCTGGGGACGCGTCCTGGTCGACGCCGACCTGGTCGGCGCCCTCCTCCTCGCCCTCGCGCTGGGTGGCGTGATCCTGGCCTTCGCGACGGCCGACCCCAAGATCGAGGTCTTCTCCCCCCGGGGTCGCTGGTACCTCCTCGGTGCGGTCGTCGCCTCCGCCGTCTTCACCTGGCACGTGCGCCGCGCCGCCCACCCGCTCGTGCCGCGCGGCGCCCTGCGACGTACGCCGGCGTGGGGGGCGCTGCTGGTCAGCTTCTTCGTCGGTGCCGCGCTGATCGCCGCGCTCATCGACATCCCGCTCTTCGCCCGCACCACCGTCTACCCCGACGACCAGCTGCCCGCAGCCCTGGTGCTGGTGCGGTTCCTGCTCGCCCTGCCGGTGGGTGCCGTCGCGGGCGGCTACCTCATCCGCACGGTCTCCCCCGGCGTCGTCACCGCCGCCGGGATGCTGATGGCGGCCACCGGCTTCGTGCTGATGACCCGGTGGGGACTGACCACGATCGAGGAGCCGGTCGCCAACGTCGCCCTCGTCGTCGGCGGCCTCGGCTTCGGCCTGGCGCTGGCACCGGTCAACGCGGCGCTGCTCGCCTCGACCGACGACGACTCGCACGGGGTCGCCAGCGCCTTCGTGGTGGTCGCGCGCATGGTCGGGATGCTCGTGGGGATCTCCGCACTCACCACGATCGGCCTGCGCCGCTACTACTCCGAGCAGCTCGCGATCCCACCGGTGCAGGAGGTCTGCGACGGCAAGAGCCGGTGCAAGGAGTTCTCCGACCTCCTCCGGGTCGCCGGGATCGCGCAGGAGCACGCCGTCTTCTGGGGAGCCGCCGGGTGCGCGGTCGTCGCCGCCGTCCTCGCGCTCGTGCTCTTCCGCCAGGTGGGCCCGACCCGGCTCAGCGTCCGCGACGCGATGGGATCCGCTGGCTGA
- a CDS encoding beta-class carbonic anhydrase — MSDFDDLLQANREFSDSFDLGGFDGKAHAGVGLITCMDSRINPLRMLGLKYGDAKIFRNPGGRVTPQALEALVLGVHLLNVQRILIVPHTRCAMAASSEAELRARIGESAGTDASWASFGVVTDQLDQLRQDVAKVRTHPLIGDRAKVGGFMYDVDTGLMTQHV, encoded by the coding sequence GTGAGCGACTTCGACGACCTCCTCCAGGCAAACCGCGAGTTCTCGGACTCCTTCGACCTCGGCGGCTTCGACGGCAAGGCGCACGCAGGTGTCGGCCTCATCACCTGCATGGACTCGCGCATCAACCCGCTGCGGATGCTCGGGCTCAAGTACGGCGACGCCAAGATCTTCCGCAACCCGGGCGGCCGCGTGACGCCGCAGGCGCTCGAGGCGCTGGTCCTCGGCGTCCACCTGCTCAACGTCCAGCGGATCCTCATCGTCCCGCACACCCGCTGCGCGATGGCAGCCTCGTCCGAGGCCGAGCTGCGCGCCAGGATCGGCGAGTCGGCCGGCACCGACGCCAGCTGGGCGTCGTTCGGCGTGGTCACCGACCAGCTCGACCAGCTCCGCCAGGACGTCGCCAAGGTGCGCACGCACCCGCTGATCGGCGACCGCGCCAAGGTCGGCGGCTTCATGTACGACGTCGACACGGGCCTGATGACCCAGCACGTGTGA
- a CDS encoding DNA gyrase/topoisomerase IV subunit B, which produces MAAPADNTYNAAHLLVLEGLDAVRKRPGMYIGSTDTRGLMHCLWEIIDNGVDEALAGVAHRVEVTLHDDGSVEVYDDGRGIPTDKEPKTGLSGVEVVATKLHAGGKFGGGSYVATGGLHGVGLSVVNALSSRMDIDVDRAPSQQGLSFQRGVPGVFDGDGPGATFTPQPGLTRKGKRVAKGRTGTRVRFWPDRQIFTQDARFEMDGLIGRARQTSYIVPGLELVISDQRSGEMVEEKFRHDGGIAEFVEFLSHGEPVTDILRLQGTDTFTETVPLLDDQGHMTPQEVERELTVDVAVRWDTAYDTEVRSFVNVIATPKGGTHVGGFESALTKTFNDAMRAAKVLKAADTDVIKDDVLEGLTAVVTVRLAEPQFEGQTKEILGTPAARGVVRKVVAAELKAFLTSTKRAEKAQAKLLMEKVAGASKTRLAARQHKENQRRKNALESSALPAKLFDCRSTDTERTELFIVEGDSAMGTAKAARSSEFQALLPIRGKILNVQKATVGDMLKNTECASIIQVVGAGSGRTFDLEAARYGRIILMADADSDGAHIRCLLATLFFKYMPELVRDGRLYSAVPPLHRIELSNPKKGMDKYVYTYSDAELQRRLADLKRKNVRWKEPVQRYKGLGEMDADQLAETTMDPRHRTLRKLTIDDVDEAARVFDLLMGSDVAPRKEFIVQGAYEVDVESLDA; this is translated from the coding sequence GTGGCAGCACCCGCAGACAACACCTACAACGCAGCGCACCTCCTGGTCCTCGAGGGCCTCGACGCGGTCCGCAAGCGGCCGGGCATGTACATCGGCTCGACCGACACGCGCGGCCTCATGCACTGCCTGTGGGAGATCATCGACAACGGCGTGGACGAGGCCCTGGCCGGCGTCGCGCACCGCGTCGAGGTGACGCTGCACGACGACGGCTCCGTCGAGGTGTACGACGACGGGCGCGGCATCCCGACCGACAAGGAGCCCAAGACCGGGCTGTCCGGCGTCGAGGTCGTCGCGACCAAGCTGCACGCCGGCGGCAAGTTCGGCGGCGGGTCCTACGTCGCCACCGGTGGCCTGCACGGCGTCGGCCTGTCGGTCGTCAACGCGCTCTCCTCGCGGATGGACATCGACGTCGACCGCGCCCCCTCGCAGCAGGGCCTCTCGTTCCAGCGCGGCGTGCCGGGTGTCTTCGACGGCGACGGCCCGGGCGCGACGTTCACCCCGCAACCGGGACTGACCCGCAAGGGCAAGCGCGTCGCGAAGGGGCGGACCGGCACCCGGGTCCGCTTCTGGCCCGACCGCCAGATCTTCACCCAGGACGCCCGCTTCGAGATGGACGGCCTCATCGGCCGCGCCCGGCAGACGTCGTACATCGTCCCGGGGCTCGAGCTCGTCATCAGCGACCAGCGCTCGGGGGAGATGGTCGAGGAGAAGTTCCGCCACGACGGTGGCATCGCGGAGTTCGTCGAGTTCCTCTCGCACGGCGAGCCGGTCACCGACATCCTGCGGCTCCAGGGCACCGACACGTTCACCGAGACCGTGCCGCTGCTCGACGACCAGGGCCACATGACGCCGCAGGAGGTCGAGCGCGAGCTGACCGTCGACGTGGCGGTGCGGTGGGACACGGCCTACGACACCGAGGTGCGCTCGTTCGTCAACGTGATCGCCACGCCCAAGGGCGGCACCCACGTCGGCGGCTTCGAGTCGGCGCTGACCAAGACGTTCAACGACGCGATGCGGGCCGCGAAGGTGCTCAAGGCCGCCGACACCGACGTCATCAAGGACGACGTGCTCGAGGGCCTCACCGCGGTCGTGACCGTGCGCCTGGCCGAGCCGCAGTTCGAGGGCCAGACGAAGGAGATCCTGGGCACCCCGGCCGCGCGCGGCGTCGTGCGCAAGGTCGTGGCCGCGGAGCTCAAGGCGTTCCTCACCTCGACCAAGCGGGCCGAGAAGGCCCAGGCCAAGCTCCTGATGGAGAAGGTCGCCGGTGCCTCCAAGACCCGGCTCGCGGCCCGCCAGCACAAGGAGAACCAGCGGCGCAAGAACGCGCTGGAGTCGTCCGCGCTCCCGGCCAAGCTGTTCGACTGCCGCAGCACCGACACCGAGCGCACCGAGCTGTTCATCGTCGAGGGCGACTCGGCCATGGGCACCGCCAAGGCGGCCCGGAGCAGCGAGTTCCAAGCGCTCCTGCCGATCCGCGGCAAGATCCTGAACGTCCAGAAGGCCACCGTCGGCGACATGCTCAAGAACACCGAGTGCGCCTCGATCATCCAGGTCGTCGGCGCCGGCTCCGGTCGGACGTTCGACCTCGAGGCGGCGCGCTATGGCCGGATCATCCTGATGGCCGACGCCGACTCCGACGGCGCGCACATCCGCTGCCTGCTCGCGACGCTGTTCTTCAAGTACATGCCCGAGCTCGTCCGCGACGGGCGGCTCTACTCGGCCGTCCCGCCGCTGCACCGCATCGAGCTGTCCAACCCGAAGAAGGGGATGGACAAGTACGTCTACACCTACTCCGACGCGGAGCTCCAGCGGAGGCTGGCCGACCTCAAGCGGAAGAACGTGCGCTGGAAGGAGCCGGTCCAGCGCTACAAGGGCCTCGGTGAGATGGACGCCGACCAGCTCGCGGAGACGACCATGGACCCCCGCCACCGCACGCTCCGCAAGCTCACGATCGACGACGTCGACGAGGCGGCCCGGGTCTTCGACCTCCTGATGGGCTCCGACGTGGCCCCCCGCAAGGAGTTCATCGTCCAGGGCGCCTACGAGGTCGACGTCGAGTCGCTGGACGCCTAG
- a CDS encoding DUF7455 domain-containing protein produces the protein MTTATAPTQAVLTAGDRCDRCGAQAYLRVELQSGGELLFCAHHAREHGEKLREVAATVHDETHKLETPTAPVADDEA, from the coding sequence GTGACCACTGCCACCGCACCCACCCAGGCCGTCCTGACGGCCGGTGACCGCTGCGACCGCTGCGGCGCCCAGGCCTACCTCCGCGTGGAGCTCCAGTCGGGTGGTGAGCTGCTCTTCTGCGCCCACCACGCCCGCGAGCACGGCGAGAAGCTCCGCGAGGTCGCGGCGACCGTCCACGACGAGACGCACAAGCTCGAGACCCCGACCGCCCCGGTCGCGGACGACGAGGCCTGA